The following nucleotide sequence is from Agromyces sp. SYSU T00194.
GCTCGAACGCGTGATGCGCGAGCGCGGCCCGGTCGCGCTGCAGTACGGCTCCGGCCAGGGCACCGAGCAGATCCGCGAGCACATCCTCGAGATCATGGCGATCGAGGGGATCGAGGCCACGCTCGACAACCTGGTCGTCACCACCGGCTCGCAGCAGGCGCTCGATCTCGTCGCCAAGCTGTTCCTCGACCCCGGTGACGTGGTGCTCGCCGAAGCGCCGAGCTACGTCGGCGCTCTCGGGGTCTTCCGTTCGTACGAGGCGGAGACCGTGCACATCGCGATGGACGAGCACGGGCTCGTCCCCGCTGCGCTGCAGGAGACGATCGAACGCCTACACGCCGCGGGCCGGCGGATCAAGCTGCTCTACACGATCCCGAACTTCCAGAACCCCGCCGGCGTCACGATGTCCGCCGAGCGCCGGGCCGAGGTACTGGCCATCTGCCGCGCGAACGGCGTGCTGGTGGTCGAGGACAACCCGTACGGGCTGCTCTGGTTCGATGAGCCGGCGCCGAACGCCATCCGCTCCCTCGACGAGGACGGCGTCATCTACCTGGGGTCGTTCTCGAAGACGCTCGCTCCCGGATTCCGCGTGGGCTGGGCGCTCGCACCGCACGCGATCCGGGAGAAGCTCATCCTCGCGAACGAGTCGGCCATCCTGTCGCCCAGCGTCTTCAGCCAGCTCGTCATCGCCGAGTACCTCGAACAGGTCGACTGGCGCACCCAGATCGACACCTTCCGCGGGCTCTACAAGGAGCGGAAGGAGGCGATGCTCGAGGCGCTCGAGGATCACCTGCCCGAGCTGCGGTGGACCAACCCGAACGGCGGGTTCTTCGTCTGGGTCGACCTGCCGCCCGAGCTCGACTCGAAGGCGATGCTGCCCCGCGCGGTGCGCGAGCTGGTCGCGTACACGCCGGGCACCGCGTTCTTCGACGACGGGGGAGGACGGCACAACATCCGGCTGTCGTTCTGCTATCCCACGTCGGAGAGCATCCGGCTCGGCGTGCGTCGCCTCGCCAACGTCGTGGGCGGCGAGCTCGACCTGCTGACGACCTTCGCGGGCACGGGATCGCTGCAACTCGACGACCGCGTGCGCCGCACCACGACCCCGCCGTCAAACCTCGCGTGAGTGAACCGGAGAACCCTCGAACCATGGCAGACGCACCCGCACTCGACATCGTCGTCCTCGCCGGCGGCATCTCCCACGAACGCGACGTGTCGCTCCGTTCCGGACGACGTGTCGCGGACGGACTGACCTCCGAGGGACATCGCGTGACGCTGCGGGAACCGGATGCCACCCTGCTCCCGTTCCTCGAGTCGCACCGCCCCGACGTGGTGTGGCCCGCACTGCACGGCGCGAGCGGTGAGGACGGCGCACTCCGCGGACTCCTCGATGCACTCGCCCTGCCCTACGTCGGCGCGCGCTCGAACGCGTCCGGACTCGCGTGGCAGAAGCCCGTCGCCAAGACGGTCGTGCAATCGGCCGGGATCGCGACCCCGGACTGGATCACCGTGACGCGTGATGCGTTCCGTGAGCTCGGTGCGACGAGCGTGCTCGATGCGATCCTGCACCGGCTCGACACGCCGGTGGTCGTCAAGCCCGCCTCCGGAGGCTCGGCGCAGGGGGTCTCGCTGGTCGACGACCGGGGCGGCCTGCCGCGCGCACTGGTCGACGCGTTCACCTACTCCGAACTCGCCGTCGTGGAGCGCCGGGTGCGCGGTACCGAGGTCTCGGTCGGGGTGATCGACACGGGAGACGGCCCGGTCGCGCTGCCGCTGGTCGAGATCGAGCCGATCTCGGGCGACTACAGCTTCGAGGCCAGGTACAACGCGGGGGAGACCGTGTTCTACGCGCCGGCGCGCCTCGACGAGGCGCTGTCGGCGACGGTCGCCGACGCGGGCCTCGCGGCGCACGCCGTGCTTGGCCTGCGCCACATCTCCCGGGTCGACTTCATCGTCGACGATGCCGGCACGCCGTGGTTCCTCGAGGCGAACGTGCTTCCCGGACTCACCGAGACCTCGCTCGTGCCCCAGGCGATCGAGGCGGCCGGGCTCCGACCGGGACGGGTGTACGCGGACCTCGCCCGCACGGCGATCGCCGACGGCACCGACTGATCCCGAACGGGGCATGTCCGACGGTGCATACACCGTCGGGGTGTGCGCCGGGCGAATCGCGACGGTCTAGTTGGCTGCGCTCTAGTTGGCTGCGCTGAAGCCGTCCTCGTCACCGAGCTCCGCGAGAATCCGGTTGAGATCCTGGATGGTTGCGAAATCGATGCTGATCTGGCCTTTTCTCGAACCGAGCGAGACCTTGACACGGGTGTTCAGGCGGTCACCGAGACGACCGGCGACCTCGTCCAGGTAGTGCTGCCTGCGGCCTGCGGCAGGCTTGGCACGCGCGGGCTTCGGAGCTGCCGACGCCGCCGCCTCGGCGGCGCGCACCGACAGGTCCTCGTTCACGATCTTCTCTGCGAGGCGTTGCATGCCGTCGGGGTCACCTACGGAGAGGATCGCTCGTGCATGCCCTGCCGAGAGCACACCGGATGCCACGCGGACCTGCACCTGCTCGGGCAGCTTGAGCAGCCGGATCGTGTTCGAGATCTGGGGACGCGAGCGGCCGATCCGGCTCGCGAGCTCCTCCTGCGTGATGCCGAAGTCCGCGAGGAGCTGTTGGTAGGCCGAGGCCTCCTCGAGCGGGTTCAGTTCGGATCGATGGAGGTTCTCGAGGAGCGCGTCGCGGAGCATCGCGTCGTTCGCGGTGTCCTTGACCACGGCCGGGATCGTGTCGAGACCGGCCTCCTTCGTCGCCCGGAGCCGTCGCTCGCCCATGACGAGCTCGTAGGTGCCGGGGCGCTCAGGGTGCGGGCGCACCACGATCGGCTGGAGCACGCCGAACTCGCGAACGCTGTGCACGAGCTCGGCGAGGTCGTCCGGATCGAACACGCTGCGGGGCTGGTTCGCGTTCGGCACGATGGTGTTGGGGTCCAGCTGCACCAGTCGCGCGCCGGGCACGGAGACGAGGCCGTCGCCGTTCGAGTCGGCCTCCGTGACACCGGTGGGACGCGGTGGGGCGGAGACGGTCGCCTCACCGGGGAAGAACACGTCGACCGGGCGCTGCTCGCGGGGGGCATCGTCGCCCGTCGGGATGAGTGCGCCGATTCCCCGGCCGAGTCCGGTGCGCTTCGTCGCCACTACTTCGCCTCCTCGATCACGGGCGCCCCGCGGAGTGCCATCTCTGCGGCCGCTTCGCGATACGAGAGCGACCCGGTCGACGCGTAGTCGTACGCGATGACGCTCTGGCCGTAGCTCGGCGCCTCGGAGACGCGGACCGAGCGGGGGATGATCGTCTCCAGCACCTGAGAGGGGAAGTGGTCGCGGACATCCTGGGCCACCTGCTGGGCGAGGTTCGTGCGCGAGTCGAACATGGTGAGCAGGATCGTCGAGACGCGCAGTGCCGGGTTGAGGTGCCGCTCGATCAGCTCGATGTTGCGCAGCAACTGCGAGAGGCCCTCCAGCGCGTAGTACTCGCACTGGATCGGGATGAGCACCTCTCGTGCGGCGACGAACGCATTGATCGTGAGGAGGCCGAGCGAGGGCGGGCAGTCGATGAAGACGTAGTCGTAGGCGGCATCCGCATTCTCGAGGAACGTGTCGAGCGCGCGTCGGAGTCGCTGTTCACGGGCGACGAGCGAGACCAGTTCGATCTCTGCACCGGCGAGGTCGATCGTCGCGGGCACGCACTGCAGGAGCTCGTGCTCGGTCGTCGGCTGCACGACGTCGGAGAGTGCGGCGTCGTTGACCAGTGCGTCGTAGACGCTCGCCGTCCCAGGGCGGTGCTCCACACCGAGTGCCGTGGACGCGTTGCCCTGCGGGTCCAGATCGATCACGAGCACGCGCGCACCCGTTCGCGAAAGCGCGGCCGCCACGTTGACCGTCGTGGTGGTCTTCCCGACGCCGCCCTTCTGGTTCGAGATGGTGATGACCCGCGTACGCTCGGGCTTCGGCAGCACCTGGGAGTCGAGCGCGGTGCGGCGGCGCGTCTCATCTGCGAGCTGCTCGGCCAGCGGCGCACCCGGTGCCGTTCCACGTGAAACGGTCGACGGCTGGTCGGCGCGCGCAGCGGCGTTCCGCTGCTGCAAGTCGTTCGTGCTGATCTCGGCTCCGGTCTCGGGCGGGCGGGCGGGGAAGTTGTCGTGCAGCGTCGGCAGGGGGTCCTCGTGCAGTGCGGCGGCCGTCGCGGCATCCCAGTCGATCACGCGGCGTACGGGCAGCTCTGTCGGCGGGGGAGTGGCGGCGGGCGGCTCGGGGGCCGTGCCGGCATCCGATGCTACCGCGTCCGACCGACCCTCGACGTTCACGGGTGCCGCCTCTGCGGTGGCCTCCACGGTGGGCTCCGCGATGCCCTCCGCGCCGTGGTCTGCCGCATCCGACTGCCCCGCGGGAAGCGAGACCTCCGACTCGGTCTCGGGCGCCGTCATCGGGTCGTGCGCCTCGGAACGGATCGGCTGGGAGCGGGTCGGCTCGGTGGAGGCGGGCTCCGTGGATGCGGACTCGACGGAGGCGGGCTCGGTGGAGGCGGGCTCGACGGAGGCGGGCTCGACGGAGGCGGGCTCGACGGAGTCCGCGCCTCCGTCGCGCCCCTCGTCGGCGTCCCGCACGTCCGGCCCCGATGCCGGGTCGTCCGGGGAGGAGGCGGTCGGCGTGGACCGGGGCGCAGGAGCGTAGCGTGCGTAGTCCTCCGGCTCCACGTCGTGAGACTCCACGGGCAGTGCGTCGCCCGGATCGGGCTCGTTGTCGGCCAGGGCGATCGACGTGGCCGATCGCATCGTCTCCGCGGCCGGCGCCACCTGCGGCGCGCTCGGCGCAGGTGGAGGGGGGACATTGGTCGGTGCGGCGTCCGATGTGGCGGGCCGGGAGGTCGTCTCGGCGGGCTCGCTCTGCCTCTTGCGGAACCAACCCCGACCGGATCCCTGTGCCATTCCGACTCCTACCCCATCTGCGGTGAGCACCGTCGCGGTGCTCGGCATTCAAGGGTAACCGCCGACCCCCACGTCGGACGATGGAAAACCGCACTCCCGATGAAGTCGGTGGGGATCCCTCGTGTGGAGGGTCGAGACCCCACAATCCGTGGCGCCGGCAGAGCCGTTTCACGTGAAACGGACGCCCTCCACGCGCGCGTGCGCGCGTGCGCGCGTGCGCGCGCAGCCCGGGGCGTGGCCCTCGCATCCTCGTCCCGGTCCGAGCGCTCCCGCCTCGTCGACCGCCCACCATCGGCGCCGGCACACTCGGTGCCGGCAGACTCGGTGCCGGCACACCGAAGGGAGTGCAATGAGCCCGATCGGTGATCGAGGGGGCGATGAGGTGACTGATCGGCCGACGACGTGTGGATGTCCCTCAGGCCCCCGTGTCGACGACATCGCCCCGAGCAGAGCATCTCGGCGGCGAGGATGGCGAGAGCGAGAGCGAGCACCTGGGTCTACCGCGCCGTTTCACGTGAAACGGCGCAACGATGTTCCGACGGGTATCGGTCGGTCGTCCGGGACGATGCCCGCCACGACGCTGATCACCTGGGCGATGCCGCGCTCGACGAAGTCCCGACGAGAGACTGCCAACTGCTGGTGAAGGGACCTGGTGGTGACGACGGTCGACTCTCACGATCATCCCGGCACCCGCGTCTCCACCCGGCCACGCGAGATACTCCGTGGCGGCGGTCGGCTCGCAGTCGATCGGGTCACGGGGTGACACGCGCCCTGCGTCTCCCGGTGTCCGCCGCGACGCTTCCGGTCCGTGCACGGCGAGGCTCCGGCATCCCCGAAGCGCGCCCTGCACGTTCGACGGTCCGGTGCCCCGGGCGCACCGCGGACAGGGTCGTCGATCCGTCTCGAGGGAGCATCCGCTGTGCGGCCGGCGCGACGAGCACGCGGGTCTGATCGGGGGACCACGCCGCCCGATCATCACCCTCGGCATCGCGCTCGCGACCGGATTGCGGCACCGGGTCATGCCCGTCCGGCGCGCGGCTTGCACCTGTACCGACCCGACCCGACCCGACAAGAACCCGACGAATCCACCGCGGGCCCCCGGCTCCCCGGCGCCGATCGACTCACTCGGCACCGATGCGGTTCCGATGCGCTTCGCCGGTGCGCTCCCGATTCAACACGGGTCGTCGCCGGGGCATCGCACTCCGGCGCGACGTGAAGTACCGCAGCGCCCAACCGCAGTGCCGCCGCGCCGACGAACGCGCGCCAGAACTCCTGGCCGGACAGCCACACCTCGCGGTCGGGTCGCGTGAACCGTCCGGCAGCGCCCGCACCGCGTGCGTCAGCTCGTCGGATGCACCGGCGCACACGAGCGGTGACCGCCCGGTTGCGGGCGCGGCAGACATCGCGGTTCGCATCCGTCGACCTCGTTGGTCGGAACGCCGACGCGCGTGCCGCCGACACGCATTCCCCGGACGCCCGCGCGACACCAGCCGGACGAGCGCCCTGCTAGGGCAGCAGGAGTTGGCGCAGGCGTGCGCGCGTGCGCGCCCCGACGCCGAGCTGTGCGAGCACTTCCGACGCCCGGCCCGCCACAGCGTGCACGATCGGGGCGGCGCCCACCAGCCATGCCTCCACCTGCGCGGTGGTCCACGACGCCATTCGGTCGTGCGGGCTCGCACCTGTTCCAGCCATGGCGAGGACGCTCGCCGAGTAGTCGTCGACGATCGCCTCGGCTGACACCCCCGCGTTCCCGAGGAGCAGGGTGGTGATCATTCCCGTGCGGTCGCGTCCCGCCGAGCAATGCACCAGCACTCCCGGCTCCGCGGTGGCGATCGCCTCGAGCGCGTTGCGCACCAGACCGGGCTGCAGTTCCCAGTTGTGGGCCCAGTACTCGGGGGAGTCGAGGATCGGCAGGCAGCGGCGTCGGAACTCTGGATCCGTCTGGTCCTCGGTCGGGCGAAGCATCACCGTGGCAGTCGTTCGTGCGGCGTCATCGACGACCGGGTCGCCCGGTCGCACGCCGGTCTCAGAGGAGCTGCGCAGGTCGATGATGCTGCGCACGCCCCACCCGTGCGCCTGCGCCCATCCTGCCGTGGTGAGGCGTTCGCGACGCGGTCCGCGTGCGACCCTGCCGACGACCGTCGTCGTGCCGGGGAACGAGGCGAGCGGCAATCCGCCCAGGTCGCGACAGTTCGGGTAGCCGTCCCACTCGAGCGCACGCATCCGTGCAGCGTACCGGCATCGACTCCCACCGTGTCGAGTGCACCCACGTGCAGCCACGGCGTCGACCGCCACACCAGAGACCGCGACACCCTCGACCGTGGCGAGCGAGTGGGTCCTGCACATCGCGGACCACGAGTGTGCTCGCCCCCAACGTCGGCGGCGTCACGGGGACTGCGCCCGCGCAGCGGGGGAGGAGACGGTGCGGGCAGGCCAGTGCCTGCGAGCCGGTCAGCATGTGGGAGTCGGCCGGTACCGTGAGCTTGGCGGAACGGCGCGTCCGTCGGTGGGCGACTTCACGCACTGCGTGCACGCCACCGGAACACCGGGAGCACGCGATGTTTCACGTGGAACATCCGCTTGACCCATGAGCACCGCGCAGGAGCACCGTACGAGAGGCCTCGCTGCGCTGGTCGATCGGGGGGTCCGCGATCATCGCGATGTGCACGACGGACGATGCAGCGGGTGCCGACGACGTGAGCGACAGAGCATCGGCACGGCACCCGGAACCCGACGACACCACCCACCGGCGTCCTCGGGCGCGACTCCGCCGGGGGCCGGTCGCCGCATCCGATGCATCGGCTCGTCACCGACGCGCCCAGCCCTGCACGTCGGTCCGGGCCAGAAGCGGGAGCGGGGGAGTGGGCACCACCGTGGTTGCCGCGCCCACGTAATCACCGACGAGCGTGCGTGCGCCTCCGCCGGCCGGGCGCCGCGACTGCGGCCAGGTGATCATCCCGATCTGCGGTCGCGTGCGACGCGAGCACACCGACGACGCCGTGCCGGCCGACGCGGCCACGGCAGCGCACGAATCGTCGCCGTCGATCGGCGATCGACGTGCGAACGCAGCGGCTGCGCTGCTCACGGCCTCGTTCACGTACGGGACCCCCACCGAGCGGGGTGCCTCACACTCCGCGGCCACACCGCACATGCGCCGGGACGAGGGCTGGGAGGGCTCAGCCGCGCCGCGCGCGGATGACGCGAGTCGGCTCGGCAACCACGCCCTCGCCGAGCACGACCACCTCGACGTCGACCAGGCCGAACTTCCGGATCGGCTTCGCAGCCGCCTCGATCTCCTTGGCCGCGTTCGCGCCCTTCATGAGCACGAGCTCACCCCCCGCCCGCAGCAGGGGAGCGGTGACCGGGATCAAGGTGCGCAGGGCACTCACCGCACGTGCGGTCACCTGGTCGAGTCGACCGTCGAGCCGAGACTCCTCGGCACGGGCGCGCACCACCTCGACGTTCGACAATCCCAGTGCGTGGACCTGATCGTTCAACCAGGCCACGCGTCGCTCCATCGGCTCGATCAGCACGAAGTCCACATCAGGACGGGCCAGCGCCAATACGATCCCGGGAAGTCCCGCGCCGCTGCCGACGTCGCCGACGCGACCCGGCCGCAGGAGCGGAGCGACCAGACCGCTGTTCACGATGTGGCGCGACCAGAGCCGAGGCAGTTCGAGGGGACCGATCAGGCCCAGCTCCTCGCCACGCTCTGCGAGGTTCCGGGTGA
It contains:
- a CDS encoding PLP-dependent aminotransferase family protein, whose translation is MTPEGLPQRTGNNLDPWYHHYAARAAGLSASEVRALFAVASRPEVVSLAGGMPFVSALPDEFVMGSLERVMRERGPVALQYGSGQGTEQIREHILEIMAIEGIEATLDNLVVTTGSQQALDLVAKLFLDPGDVVLAEAPSYVGALGVFRSYEAETVHIAMDEHGLVPAALQETIERLHAAGRRIKLLYTIPNFQNPAGVTMSAERRAEVLAICRANGVLVVEDNPYGLLWFDEPAPNAIRSLDEDGVIYLGSFSKTLAPGFRVGWALAPHAIREKLILANESAILSPSVFSQLVIAEYLEQVDWRTQIDTFRGLYKERKEAMLEALEDHLPELRWTNPNGGFFVWVDLPPELDSKAMLPRAVRELVAYTPGTAFFDDGGGRHNIRLSFCYPTSESIRLGVRRLANVVGGELDLLTTFAGTGSLQLDDRVRRTTTPPSNLA
- a CDS encoding D-alanine--D-alanine ligase family protein, with amino-acid sequence MADAPALDIVVLAGGISHERDVSLRSGRRVADGLTSEGHRVTLREPDATLLPFLESHRPDVVWPALHGASGEDGALRGLLDALALPYVGARSNASGLAWQKPVAKTVVQSAGIATPDWITVTRDAFRELGATSVLDAILHRLDTPVVVKPASGGSAQGVSLVDDRGGLPRALVDAFTYSELAVVERRVRGTEVSVGVIDTGDGPVALPLVEIEPISGDYSFEARYNAGETVFYAPARLDEALSATVADAGLAAHAVLGLRHISRVDFIVDDAGTPWFLEANVLPGLTETSLVPQAIEAAGLRPGRVYADLARTAIADGTD
- a CDS encoding ParB/RepB/Spo0J family partition protein, producing MATKRTGLGRGIGALIPTGDDAPREQRPVDVFFPGEATVSAPPRPTGVTEADSNGDGLVSVPGARLVQLDPNTIVPNANQPRSVFDPDDLAELVHSVREFGVLQPIVVRPHPERPGTYELVMGERRLRATKEAGLDTIPAVVKDTANDAMLRDALLENLHRSELNPLEEASAYQQLLADFGITQEELASRIGRSRPQISNTIRLLKLPEQVQVRVASGVLSAGHARAILSVGDPDGMQRLAEKIVNEDLSVRAAEAAASAAPKPARAKPAAGRRQHYLDEVAGRLGDRLNTRVKVSLGSRKGQISIDFATIQDLNRILAELGDEDGFSAAN
- a CDS encoding ParA family protein, which codes for MAEQLADETRRRTALDSQVLPKPERTRVITISNQKGGVGKTTTTVNVAAALSRTGARVLVIDLDPQGNASTALGVEHRPGTASVYDALVNDAALSDVVQPTTEHELLQCVPATIDLAGAEIELVSLVAREQRLRRALDTFLENADAAYDYVFIDCPPSLGLLTINAFVAAREVLIPIQCEYYALEGLSQLLRNIELIERHLNPALRVSTILLTMFDSRTNLAQQVAQDVRDHFPSQVLETIIPRSVRVSEAPSYGQSVIAYDYASTGSLSYREAAAEMALRGAPVIEEAK
- a CDS encoding pentapeptide repeat-containing protein, yielding MVGGRRGGSARTGTRMRGPRPGLRAHARTRARARGGRPFHVKRLCRRHGLWGLDPPHEGSPPTSSGVRFSIVRRGGRRLPLNAEHRDGAHRRWGRSRNGTGIRSGLVPQEAERARRDDLPARHIGRRTDQCPPSTCAERAAGGAGRGDDAIGHVDRPGRQRARSGRRTARGVSRRGAGGLRTLRSCAPVHADRLLPGRPGIGAGRAGRRRGARRRRGLRRARLRRARLRRARLHRARLRRVRIHGARLHRADPLPADPFRGARPDDGARDRVGGLASRGAVGCGRPRRGGHRGAHRGGHRRGGTRERRGSVGRGSIGCRHGPRAARRHSPADRAARTPRDRLGCRDGRRTARGPPADAARQLPRPPARDRSRDQHERLAAAERRCARRPAVDRFTWNGTGCAAGRAARR
- a CDS encoding tyrosine-protein phosphatase, whose amino-acid sequence is MRALEWDGYPNCRDLGGLPLASFPGTTTVVGRVARGPRRERLTTAGWAQAHGWGVRSIIDLRSSSETGVRPGDPVVDDAARTTATVMLRPTEDQTDPEFRRRCLPILDSPEYWAHNWELQPGLVRNALEAIATAEPGVLVHCSAGRDRTGMITTLLLGNAGVSAEAIVDDYSASVLAMAGTGASPHDRMASWTTAQVEAWLVGAAPIVHAVAGRASEVLAQLGVGARTRARLRQLLLP
- the rsmG gene encoding 16S rRNA (guanine(527)-N(7))-methyltransferase RsmG — encoded protein: MMLEAEPADASEVFGDRLDAVRGFTRNLAERGEELGLIGPLELPRLWSRHIVNSGLVAPLLRPGRVGDVGSGAGLPGIVLALARPDVDFVLIEPMERRVAWLNDQVHALGLSNVEVVRARAEESRLDGRLDQVTARAVSALRTLIPVTAPLLRAGGELVLMKGANAAKEIEAAAKPIRKFGLVDVEVVVLGEGVVAEPTRVIRARRG